The Sulfurimonas aquatica genomic sequence ATGGATTTGGTCCTACAAAGCTAAATATTGCTTTACCATTTACGATACTCGCTTCATTTTGAGTAAATGTTCCACCTGAAACACTACCATTTGTTATTGCCGCTGGATACGCTATCAAGATTGTTCCACTCTCAAATGCCTGATTTGTTACACTGTCAAAAGCTAATATTGTCACTGTTTTAGCTTCTGAGTTTGTCGTTAAAGCTATAGTTGGACTTTCTGCTCTAATCACTGGAAGATTAGGCACAAAATTAACTGTTAAGGGTGCGGTTATTCCAGGGTTAGCTTTATCATACAAAGTAAAAACTGTTGTAGCTAAAGTTTTTGATGTGTTGAGTAAGTTCAATGGTCCATTATATGTAAAAGACACTCGTCCGTCTACTATACTTGGGCTTGAAGGATTGAAATAACCTACATCAATACCAGTGTCACCATATTTAATTCCAACACTCAAGTCAATGTCTGTCGTACTCTGATTTGTAGATGCAAATAAAGTTAAAGATTTTGTTGTCCCAGATTGACTTATGTTAATTGTAGATTCTGAAAGAGTTAATTTTTGCAAGACAGCTTCACCAATAGATATTGAACTACCTGGAGTATAGTTAACATGTAAACTTGTACTAACAGTTCCATTTATTGTACTAAAGAAAGTATAATCAGAAAATTTATCCCCTGCGTCCACTCTTCCTTGAAGATCTGTTGGTGCAGTATAAGTAAACTTAGCTATTCCATCTACAATAGTTGCAGTATTTGGGGAGAATTGACCCGCATCTGTTTTTTGTGGATATTGAACAGTGATTGAGCCTTCTGTATTTAAAGTGCCACTCGAGTCAAAAGCCCTAATATATATTGCAACTTCCTGACCACTACTGGAAACATTTATGTCGTTTGAAAATACAAACTGTAATGTAACTGGATTTTTTGTAGAGTTCACATCAATAGAAGGCAAAGTATTGTTTATGTTTAAAGCTGTCACATTATTTTCCAGAATATCACTATTATTCCCCTGACAACCACTCAACATTAATGAAAAAGAGAGCATTAGACTCAATAAAATTATTCTAAATATACCCATAAATATCCTTACTACATACATAATTTTTTACTATTATATCTTGTGGCATATAAAGTTAGCTTTAAATAAAATTATTTAAGACTTTTGGCACAGATATAGGCACTTGAAAATGCCCATTGGAAGTTGTAACCTCCAAGTTCTCCGGTAACATCGGCAACTTCACCTATAAAATAAAGCCCTTTTATACTTTTTGACTCTAAAGTTTCTTTATTTAACTCTAAAAGACTCACTCCACCACGACTTACTTCTGCTTTTGTAAAACCAAAGTTTCCAGCTGGGGAGAAGCTGTAACTATGTAATAGCTTCAACTTAACAGTATCTTCTTTAGTGAGTTTTTTACACTCTTTATCGTCAACATCTACTGCCTTTAGAAGTGCTTTTGAGAGTCTTTTTGGAAGATTTATTACAGAACTTACAAGTTTTTTACTTCCTGTGACTAACTCTATTATATTCTTATCTGGCAAAAAATCTATACTTAGTTCACCCTTTTTCCAGTATAGCGAAGCAGATAAAACAGCAGGTCCACTTATACCTTTATGCGCAAAGAGCATCTCTTCACGTAAAACCTTATCATCTACCTTTATATGCACATAACAACTTAGTCCACTTAGTTCTCTCATCCAAAACTGCTCTTTTTGGACAGTTAAACCAACAAGCGCGGGAGTAAACTCTTTTGTTTGGATATTAAAACTTTTAGCAATCTCGAGTCCTATTTCACTAGCCCCAAGAGTTCTAAAGCTCTTCCCACCTGTCGCTACGACAACGTTTTTTGCTTTATATATCTCTTTATTAGTTTTTATTTGAAATATCTCTTCATCTTTAGCAACTGAGATAATTTCATTGTTTAGAATGATTTCACTGTTTTTAGACTCTTTTTTTAGGACTTCTATTATATCATCAGAACTATGTTGACAAAAATAGTAACGCCCTTTTCTAAGTTCCAACTCCACCCTATTTCTATCTAAAAACTTAAGCAAGTCATCTTTTGAGAACCTCTTAAGTGCATAAGAGACATACTCACTATCACCATCAAAATTATCTACCGATAGACTTTGGTTAGTGATATTGCACTTTCCCCCACCAGAAATTTTCAACTTTTTTGCCACTCTATCATTTACATCCAAAATTGCAACAGATTTTTTCTTACTTAAATTGGCTGCGCACATAAGGCCACTTGCCCCAGCGCCAAGTATCATCACATCATATATTTTCATGCTTTAATTATACTATGATAAATTAGGTATAATACGAAAAATATTTATAAAGAAGAAATATGAGCAATAAACTCCACATAGTCTCTCTTGGATGTACTAAAAACCTTGTCGACACAGAAGTAATGATGGGAAAACTTCAAAACTTTGAACTCACAGACAATAATGAAGACGCCGATGTTATTATCGTAAATACTTGTGGTTTTATAGACGCGGCAAAAGAGGAATCAATAAATACCGTTCTTTCTCTTCATGATGCAAGAAAAGAGGACTCTTTGCTAGTTATGGCCGGTTGTTTAAGCGAACGCTACCAAGATGACTTAATGGAGCAGATTCCAGAGGTGGATATCTTTACCGGCGTTGGTGACTATGACAAAATAGATGAACTTTTAGTTGAGAAAAAGAGTCGTTTTTCAGATCAAGTCTATCTTATAGACGGAGCTGAACGAGTTGTAACAGGTTCAACTTATCATGCATATATCAAGCTTTCAGAAGGGTGTAATCAAAAGTGTAGTTTTTGTGCTATACCCTCTTTTAAAGGTAAGTTAAACTCACGTAACCTAGACTCTATTGCTAGTGAAGTTGAAGGACTTGTAAAAAAAGGATATTATGATTTTTCTTTTGTATCCCAGGACTCAAGCTCTTACCTTCGTGATCAAAATATCAAAGATGGGCTTTCACTTCTTATTCAGAGAATAGAACTTATTGAGGGTGTAAAATCTGCTAGAATTCTCTACCTTTATCCATCAACAACAAGTATGGCACTTCTGAAAAACATAGCAAAAAGTGAAATCTTCCACAACTACTTTGATATGCCTATCCAGCATATTAATGATGATATGTTACGTTTAATGAAACGCGGATTTGGTAAAGATAAAACAGTTGAACTACTTAACTTTATGAGAAGTCTTCCGAACTCTTTTGTTCGTACAAGCTTTATAGTTGGTCATCCCAATGAAACGCAGGAGATGTTTGATGAAATGTGCGAGTTTGCAAAAACTTTCGGATTTGACCGCGTAAATGTATTTTCATACTCCGATGAAGAAACTACGTCAGCTTATGATTTGAGCGATAAAATATCTGATGAAGTAAAAGCAGAACGCGCGCAGATCTTAGGAGATATTGTTTCAGAGCTAACTCGTGAGTCTTTGAGAGCGGACATAGGCAAAGAGTTTGATATTGTCATAGATAGTGAGAGTGATGAGCATGAGTATCTACTAAGCGCGAGAAAGCTTATATGGGCTCCTGAGATAGATGGTGAAATTTATGTAAACGATAGAACTAAAGATGAAGATTTAGAGTTTACAAAAATATACAAGGCTAAAATCACTGAGTTAGTGGGTAATATATTAACCGCTACTGTAGATAATGCTTGAGAATAGTTCACTCAAACTTCTAAAAGAGTCCAAAAACCTCCTTGCCTTCTCGGCAGGAGTAGACTCAACCGCCTTACTCTTTTTACTCCTAGAAAATAATATAAAATTTGACATTGCAATTGTAAACTATGGAGTGCGCTTACAAAGTGAAGATGAAGTAGCTTATGCTCAAAAGCTTGCAAGTAAATATAATTTTAAATGCCATCTACTTAAAGCGAAGAAGATAGACTCTAACTTTGAAGCAAAAGCCAGAAACCTGCGTTATGACTTTTTTGAAGAACTTATTAAAAAACATAATTATCAAAACCTATTAACAGCACATCATCTAGGTGATAGATTTGAGTGGATGCTTATGCAGTTTTGCAAAGGTGCTGGCTGTGTAGAAATATCAGGTATGAAAAAACTTGATAAACGCCAAAACTATAATCTTCTCAGACCTCTTCTTCATTTAGATAAGCAAGAATTACTCAAATACTTAGAAGATAATCAATTAAAATATTTTTTGGATGAGAGTAATTTAGATGAGAGCTACAAACGCAATGAGTTTAGACATAATTACTCCACTCCTCTTCTACATAAATATCTTAGTGGGATTAAAAAAAGCTTTGAGTATATAGATGAGGACGTCAAGAGTTTAGTAAAAGACATAAAGATAAAGAGTATTAACGATTTTAATTATTTCAAATCAAGTGGCTCCAAACGCAGTGACATTCTTGCCATAGATAGGTATTTGAAATCAAAACTACACCTTACTACTGCTAGTGAAAAAGAGCTATTGAAAAAAGACAAAACTGTGATTATTAGTAGGAGATTTGTAGTAAATCAAGAGCATGGTTATGTTTTTATCGCTCCCTACATAAAAGCAAAAGAACTCTCAAAAGAACTCAAAGAGAAGTTACGTTTACTTTGTATAGAGCCTAAATTACGAGGCTACTTAGCAACAGATTCTGAGGCGGTAGTGTTATTATCATCTTTAGAGTTAGAGTAAACTTTCATTGTAAATGAAGACTTTATCATCTCGCCATCACGCTTAAAATCTATAGGAAAATCAACTCCCATAATCCAATCACTTTTATTTATAGAATCTAAAAAATTATAAAAAGTTGCTGGCGAGCTTATTAAAGATGTTGTGTTTACTTCATAAACAGTGAACTCTTCTTCTTTAGCTACAGGATTAATTGGTGAGATACTTAAAGAGGAAAAATAGTTCTTATTCTGTTTCTCAAATCTTTGGGGATTAAATACAGTATCAAACGCTGTAATAATTTGCCTATTTTCACTTCGAAGATTTTTAAGGACATCTAAAGTTTCATCATGAAAATACTCATACTCTCTCAAGTCTATAGAAACTTTTTTAAGGTCTACTCTATTTATTCTATACTCTTTACCTGATGGAACCAACACAGCAAAAGAGAAGATAAGAACAAATACAAATAGTAAAGTAGAAAGTACTAAAAGATATATGTGTGGACGAGAAATACTACTCTTCATAATCTTGCTCCTTATCATACTTAACTTCATCTTCATTCATATAATTCGTAGACATAAAACGAATCCATCCATTCTCTGCAGGATAAAAACTACTATATGTTTTATGAAAAATCGAACGCAAGGGTGCTTGAAGCATAAAGTTATATACATCTTTATTTGGTGTAATACCATAGAGAATAAGGCCATTTTTAAGTAGTTGTGCCTCACTTAATGTAATTCTTAAAGGAACTAAGTCAAAAAGATTGCTTATTGAATCTTTTAAAACTGTATTTTGAGTATAAATTCTCTCAGCCACAATTTTCTGTTTTTCAATATATGCTATATCTACTTTCATCTTATCAAGTGAGACTTCTAATGCCTCTCTCTGCAAGAGTATATTCTTTTTATTTTCATTAAACGAATAGTTCTTATAAAGTAAAAAAGCATATGTTGAAAAGAGCATAATGAGTGTAATAGTAAAAAAAGTAAGTAACAGTTGTACATCTTGAGTTAATGCACTCTTTTTTCTAGGATTAATATAGCTAAATTTCATATACTTAGCTCCATTTTAACAAGCTCAAGCATCTCGCTATTCATATCTAATCGTCTTATGTATACATTTAAAAACATATCTTCTTCAAGGTATTTTTTTAAGTCAGAACTAACGCCAATCGAATCTGCTATATAGACATTCTCTATAAACTCACTATTATATTTGTTGTCAGAGTAGTAATTTCCTAAAGCATTTTTAATCAGAGAGAACCTTTCATAATCTTCATTTGAAATACTTTCCTCTTCATCTTCTGAATCGTTTTCTTCTTCACCGGCTTCATAAAACTCTTCTTCCAAATCTTTATGTTCAGAAAAATCTTCGATCTCCTCCAAAGAGTCCAAGTCTTCAATATCTCCAAAGGCTTCAAGGTCATCTAAATCATCATCAACATCAATATCTTCAAGGTCAATCCCCTCTTCTTCAAAGAATTCTAGTTCATTTTCACCTTCATTTTCATCTTGAGAGAGTAAAATTTCGTCATCTTCTAAATCACTTAAGTCTAAATACTCAGCAAAAAGCAACTCATCATGCTTATATACTTAGAGATATAGATCCATCTTCAACAAGTAAGTACATAGCGATATGTGAAGATATTTTATCTTTAAAAAAATTATTCAAAATAACAAATGGAGAAAAAACAAAATCTAAACCAATTTTTTTAAACTTTTTTTCTAGTGTATAAAGTTCGCTTTTATGTGTATAGAATGTCCATTTATCATTAAAGGATTTTGACTCACAGGCATCTATATCATAGTAATAATAAGAGAGACGATTTTTTTCACATGTAGGTATAGAACCTTGTTCTTTTGAAGAGTCTATGATAGAAATGTAATAATAGGGTGTCTCTTTAGTGAACTTAGATATAAACTCTAGCATTTCTGAAGTAATATCAGTTTCTTCATAACTATTTTGCGAACTATTTTTTACAGTTCCATTAGAAAACTCTTCTATATATATCTCAGTATTAGTTCTAGAAACAATAATGTTGACAAATACTTTAATGTATAAAGCTTCAAAGAGTTTTGTTAACACTACTCATCCACCCCGCAAAGTGGATGTGCTTTGTTATAATTTTGCTGTTTCAATGCACTACCTAGTTTAGTATATATTTGTGTTGTAGCCATAGAAGAGTGCCCCAACAATTCACCAACATCTACTATGGGAGCTCCACCATTTAAAAGCGAAGTTGCATAAGAGTGACGTAGCTGATGTGGTGTCACTTTAAGTGAGACATTTCTAAAGACTTTAGTTACGATATATCTTAGACTATTTTCGCTTAATTTTTCGCTATTTTTCTCAAAAAGGAATTTTTTTGCACTTATAGTTGTCAAATACTCATCGATTAACAATTTTGTTGAGTTCATAAGAGGAATGTCACGTTGTTTATTACCTTTTCCTATAACTCGTATCCACTCATCTCCTATATCTTCAAGTTTCAGTGATGAGAGTTCAGATATACGTAGTCCCGCTGTATAGAGTATCGTGACAATTAATCTCTCTTGTAGTTTTGCATTTTGTAATGCCTCTAAAATATGTTCATGTGAAACTGGTTTTGGCAGAGTTTTTGCCACCTTTACACTGTCATTTGAATTTAGAACTATATTTAAACCATTATCACCTAAAAAAGAGACAAAACTTCTTATTGCACTTAGTTTTTTACTAATTGTTTTGGAATTTAAACCCGAAATATGAATCCTATATGGCATAAGATTAAATATAACAACATCCTTATCTTCAATTATCTCAATGAAGTTTAAGCCCTCTTTTATCGATTCATCATAACTTTTTATAGTAAGTTCAGAGTAACCGCGATGCTGCTCAATATATTCTAAGAACTCAACTCTTTTTTTATTTAGTAACTTTTTCAAGGAGCTTCTCAAAATCATCATGATATTTAGCGGCATCTTCTACTAAGGTCTTATTAGTAATAATACTTGGAGCTAGTTTAACGTAGGAGTCTATCACAACTTCACTCATCATTTTTATCCTTGCTCTATCTGCTTTAGAGATTGTATCTTTAGCAGCGATAATATTTATCTGAATCAAATACTCTTTTGCTTGATTTATATAATCAACATACAAGAGTGATGTTTTTGATTGTGCCATTATAGTTGAGGCCATACGGTTATAAACATCCTTACTAAAGGCTTCATTTGCTAATTTATATGCCTCTTTATAATCACCAATTTCATAATAATACTTTGCTTGCATCGACTTTTCATAGGAAGGATTGATTAGAAAGTAGATTCCCATATTTACTATCAATAGAAGTGCGAGTATAGGAAATAAATATTTATTTTTCATTTTTGAGTAGCCCCTCTTGTATCAACTGTTTCGCTTCGTCTAGTTCCATCTCTGAGACATCAATCATATCACTAATATAGTAGGAAATCAAGCCAAATGGTTTAGGAATAACAAACTTATCCCATGAATTAAGTTGCCAATATGAAGATGCCTTTATTTCTACAAGTACAATTTTAACACCAGCTTTTTGAGCCATCACGACTATGCCATCCGCCACTTCATGGCGAGGCCCTTTTGGCCCATCTGGCGTTATACCTAAGTCATACCCATTTTTCAGCTCTTTTATGCCTCTAATCAAAGCGCGTGCACCATTTCTAGTACTAGAGCCCCTAATGCTCCCAAAACCAAAATGACTTAATGTTTTTGCTATGAGTGAACCATCGAAATGATCAGAAATGATAATTTTTACATTTGGATTTTTTTTATATTTTTTGTAAGCATAAGGTATCATCAGAAGTTCACCATGCCAGCATGCCATTATGAAATTTTCTTCAGGTAAACTCTCAGGTGCTACAAACTCTTTCTTATTGGTTAAATATAAAAGGCGGATAAATAAAGAGCCTATAAATGGAATCAAAATAAGGCCTAAAAAGCGAGAAGCTCTTTTAAGCAAGAATCTCGCCTGTTAAGATAGTTCTACCAATTTGCGTAATTTTCACATTTTCAAACGTACCAAGTAGCTCTTCAGAACCTTTGACTTTTATCACAATGTTGTTATCGCTTCTACCTGAAACATATCCATCACGTATAAGTGCCTCAAAATAAACTCTATAAGTCTTGCCAATAAGCTTGGCGTTTATCTCATCGTGAATCTCATTATTTAGCGTTTGTAAATAACTAAGTCTATCCGATGCCACTTCACTATCGACTTCTTTAAAGTGTTCAGCCTCAGTTTCAGGACGAGGAGAGTATTTAAAAGAAAATATCTGATCAAATTTCACCTGTTTCATAACATCGATAGTATCAGCAAAATCTTCATCACTTTCACCAGGAAACGCGACAATTATATCTGTACTTATTGAAACTTCGGGACACTCGGTACGAAGTTTTTCAACGCGATTTAAAAACCACTCTTTTGTATATCCGCGTTTCATATCTTTTAGCACTTTAGTTGAGCCACTTTGCAGAGGCATATGCATTGATTTGCATATTTTAGGATTATGTGCAAACTCTTCTATAAACTCATCGTCCATATGAAATGGGTGAGGAGAAGTAAATCTAATGCGTTCTAGTCCCTCTATCTTTGAAAGTCTTCTTAGAAGTTCTGTAAAGTTTACCTTCTCTTGATCACCAGAAAATCGTCTTCCGTAGTTATTTACGTTTTGTCCAAGAAGAAAAATCTCCTTAGCGCCACCCTCAACTACTTTTTTAGCTTCTTGTATGATTAACGTATCTGGAATGGAAATCTCTTCACCACGTGTTTTTGGAACTATACAAAAAGTACACTTTTTATCACAACCAATAGAGATATTTATATATGCTTTGTATGGAGACGTTCTGTAGTCATCAAAGGCAAATTCACTTTCATCGTAGTTAATATCGACTTCAACCGCTTTATCTTTGTGTAAAACTTCGGTGATTCTAGAAACGTTTCTTGCTCCTAAAACAAAGTTAACGTAAGGAGCGCGTTTGATTATCTCTTCTCCAAGATGAGAAGCAGTACAACCACAAACGCCAATTTTGGCAGTGGGTTTTTTCTTTTTATTAAAGCCACCAAGCTCACTAAAGAGTTTATGGACTGGGCGTTCTCTAACTGAACACGTATTTATTAAAATTAGATCGGCATCTTGAAAGTCTTCAGTTGTTTCATATCCCTCTTTTTCACGAAGCTGAGCAATCATATGCTCAGAATCGCGAGAGTTCATTGCACAACCTAATGTTTCAATAAATAACTTTTTGCTCATAATCTCTCTTTAGCTCATTATATGAACTTGGTACATATAATCATTATCTGATAGACCAAATTTTACTTCACTCATATAAAAACTTTTTCCCATTGCTTCAAAATGATCTTGAAGAGATAGTAAATCTTTATGTGAGTTATCTCTATCAAAATAGAAGATTACACTATCGTCTTTAGCCACTGTAGCTTCTATTTTAGCTAAATCAACTTTTTTTGCTTTTTCATCTATCTCTGTTCTTGCAAACTTTAAATCCATAATAATTCCTTGAGTCTATATATTGCAGACATTATATTCAAAAAGTCATAAATATTTGGTTAAAGCTGTTTTAATGACTTATTTGGTATAATTCCCTACTTCATAAGAAATCCCCCCAAAGCAGTTACTATTGTCAATTAAATTTTGGGAAGAACTTTACTCCTTTTTAGGCTAAGCAAAGTAGGAATTTCTTTATTAAATGAAATAAATTAAGGAAAAAATATGGAAAAAATTCTAGATATTGCCGAAGCTATTGCACATGAAAAAGGACTCTCACCTGAAAAAGTGCTAGAGTCGCTAAAGACGGCGTTTGTTCAAACTGCCAAAAGAGTTATCGATAGAAACTTTGCGTTTGAAGCTCAAATTGATGATGCGGCAAAAAGCATAAAAATAGTTCAAACAATTACCGTTGTAGCCGATGATGATGCAAGACTAGAAGATGAAGAGCTCGCTCCTGCTTTCATCCCTATAAGCGAAGCTAGAGAGTATGATGACCAAGTAGAACTTGATGATCAGCTCCAAGTAGATCATGACTTAGAAGAGTATGGTAGAACTGGGGCTTCACAACTTCACCGTGAAATAGAATATCACATCCAAAGACTTGTAGAAGATGAGATGTACAATAGATATACATCTAAAGTTGGAACACTAGTAAGTGGTCGCGTTACTCGCGTTGATTCAAATAATGCAACATATATAGAAGTAGATGAAGTCCGTGCTGTGCTTCCAATGAAAAGTCGTATAAAAGGCGAGTTCTTTGATGTTGGAGATCACATTAAAGCGGTTGTGCGTCGCGTTACAATGGATAAAGAAAACGGTATACAGATAGAACTTTCTCGTACGTCTCCTAAGTTTTTAGAAGAGCTTTTAGCTCTTGAAGTACCTGAAATCTCTGATGGAACTGTAATCATTGAAAAAGCAGCTCGCATACCAGGTGAACGTGCTAAAATTGCCATCTTAAGTACTCACCCTCAAGTTGATGCGGTTGGTGCTACTGTTGGTGTTAAAGGTGTGCGTATTAATGCAGTTAGTGATGAGTTAATAGGTGAAAATATTGACTGTATTGAATATACTAGCATACCAGAACTTTTTGTATCACGTACAATGAGTCCGGCTATCATCTCTCATGTAGAGATAGTTAAAAATGATGAGGGTGAAAATGTTAAAGCAATAATTACTCTTCCGGCTGACCAAAAGAGTAAAGCGATTGGTAAAAGTGGTATAAATATCCGTTTAGCTTCTATGCTAACAGGTATGCAAATTGAACTTCTTGAGTCAGACACTACAACTACTGAAGATGGTGAGATAGTAGAGCAGAAAGATAGTGTTGACGCACTTGAGGCACTGTTTAATTAATTACTTCATTACAATAAGCAAAGCTCATTGTAATGGCAGGGACTAAACTCCCTACAACCTCCTAAAGCTACAAAAAACTAAATTTTTTGAGATTCTCAATATAAAAACTACCCTCTTTTCATATATGGATTTAATCTTAGTAAGATTAAATCCGCGATCATATTTCCTAGAAGTGTTAAAAATGACGTTATCATTAAAGTACCCATAATTATAGGATAATCTCTACTTAGCGCTGACATAAAAAAGAGCTGTCCCATCCCCTCAATCCCAAAAATAGACTCCAAAATAACACTCCCTCCAATGAGGCCTGGTAAAGAGAGTCCTAAAAGCGTAACAATAGGTGGAAAAAGATTTGGCATAATATAGCGATATAAGAGCTCATTTTTACTCAAACCTCGAGAAAGTGCAAAATAGTAATAATCACTCTTTAATATCTCTAATGTTAATGAGCGTACATAGACTATCATACTACCGATACCAACAAATATCATAACACCAATAGGCAAAGTCAAATGCCAAGCCATATCTAAAATATTTGATAATCCTGTTTTTTCTTCTACTGAATGTAGCCCAGCAATAGGAAACCAAGCAAGTTTAATGGAGAAAAATA encodes the following:
- a CDS encoding NAD(P)/FAD-dependent oxidoreductase: MKIYDVMILGAGASGLMCAANLSKKKSVAILDVNDRVAKKLKISGGGKCNITNQSLSVDNFDGDSEYVSYALKRFSKDDLLKFLDRNRVELELRKGRYYFCQHSSDDIIEVLKKESKNSEIILNNEIISVAKDEEIFQIKTNKEIYKAKNVVVATGGKSFRTLGASEIGLEIAKSFNIQTKEFTPALVGLTVQKEQFWMRELSGLSCYVHIKVDDKVLREEMLFAHKGISGPAVLSASLYWKKGELSIDFLPDKNIIELVTGSKKLVSSVINLPKRLSKALLKAVDVDDKECKKLTKEDTVKLKLLHSYSFSPAGNFGFTKAEVSRGGVSLLELNKETLESKSIKGLYFIGEVADVTGELGGYNFQWAFSSAYICAKSLK
- the rimO gene encoding 30S ribosomal protein S12 methylthiotransferase RimO; this encodes MSNKLHIVSLGCTKNLVDTEVMMGKLQNFELTDNNEDADVIIVNTCGFIDAAKEESINTVLSLHDARKEDSLLVMAGCLSERYQDDLMEQIPEVDIFTGVGDYDKIDELLVEKKSRFSDQVYLIDGAERVVTGSTYHAYIKLSEGCNQKCSFCAIPSFKGKLNSRNLDSIASEVEGLVKKGYYDFSFVSQDSSSYLRDQNIKDGLSLLIQRIELIEGVKSARILYLYPSTTSMALLKNIAKSEIFHNYFDMPIQHINDDMLRLMKRGFGKDKTVELLNFMRSLPNSFVRTSFIVGHPNETQEMFDEMCEFAKTFGFDRVNVFSYSDEETTSAYDLSDKISDEVKAERAQILGDIVSELTRESLRADIGKEFDIVIDSESDEHEYLLSARKLIWAPEIDGEIYVNDRTKDEDLEFTKIYKAKITELVGNILTATVDNA
- the tilS gene encoding tRNA lysidine(34) synthetase TilS — encoded protein: MLENSSLKLLKESKNLLAFSAGVDSTALLFLLLENNIKFDIAIVNYGVRLQSEDEVAYAQKLASKYNFKCHLLKAKKIDSNFEAKARNLRYDFFEELIKKHNYQNLLTAHHLGDRFEWMLMQFCKGAGCVEISGMKKLDKRQNYNLLRPLLHLDKQELLKYLEDNQLKYFLDESNLDESYKRNEFRHNYSTPLLHKYLSGIKKSFEYIDEDVKSLVKDIKIKSINDFNYFKSSGSKRSDILAIDRYLKSKLHLTTASEKELLKKDKTVIISRRFVVNQEHGYVFIAPYIKAKELSKELKEKLRLLCIEPKLRGYLATDSEAVVLLSSLELE
- a CDS encoding tyrosine-type recombinase/integrase, yielding MKKLLNKKRVEFLEYIEQHRGYSELTIKSYDESIKEGLNFIEIIEDKDVVIFNLMPYRIHISGLNSKTISKKLSAIRSFVSFLGDNGLNIVLNSNDSVKVAKTLPKPVSHEHILEALQNAKLQERLIVTILYTAGLRISELSSLKLEDIGDEWIRVIGKGNKQRDIPLMNSTKLLIDEYLTTISAKKFLFEKNSEKLSENSLRYIVTKVFRNVSLKVTPHQLRHSYATSLLNGGAPIVDVGELLGHSSMATTQIYTKLGSALKQQNYNKAHPLCGVDE
- a CDS encoding lysophospholipid acyltransferase family protein, translated to MLKRASRFLGLILIPFIGSLFIRLLYLTNKKEFVAPESLPEENFIMACWHGELLMIPYAYKKYKKNPNVKIIISDHFDGSLIAKTLSHFGFGSIRGSSTRNGARALIRGIKELKNGYDLGITPDGPKGPRHEVADGIVVMAQKAGVKIVLVEIKASSYWQLNSWDKFVIPKPFGLISYYISDMIDVSEMELDEAKQLIQEGLLKNEK
- the miaB gene encoding tRNA (N6-isopentenyl adenosine(37)-C2)-methylthiotransferase MiaB; protein product: MMSKKLFIETLGCAMNSRDSEHMIAQLREKEGYETTEDFQDADLILINTCSVRERPVHKLFSELGGFNKKKKPTAKIGVCGCTASHLGEEIIKRAPYVNFVLGARNVSRITEVLHKDKAVEVDINYDESEFAFDDYRTSPYKAYINISIGCDKKCTFCIVPKTRGEEISIPDTLIIQEAKKVVEGGAKEIFLLGQNVNNYGRRFSGDQEKVNFTELLRRLSKIEGLERIRFTSPHPFHMDDEFIEEFAHNPKICKSMHMPLQSGSTKVLKDMKRGYTKEWFLNRVEKLRTECPEVSISTDIIVAFPGESDEDFADTIDVMKQVKFDQIFSFKYSPRPETEAEHFKEVDSEVASDRLSYLQTLNNEIHDEINAKLIGKTYRVYFEALIRDGYVSGRSDNNIVIKVKGSEELLGTFENVKITQIGRTILTGEILA
- a CDS encoding HP0268 family nuclease, with the protein product MDLKFARTEIDEKAKKVDLAKIEATVAKDDSVIFYFDRDNSHKDLLSLQDHFEAMGKSFYMSEVKFGLSDNDYMYQVHIMS
- the nusA gene encoding transcription termination factor NusA, producing MEKILDIAEAIAHEKGLSPEKVLESLKTAFVQTAKRVIDRNFAFEAQIDDAAKSIKIVQTITVVADDDARLEDEELAPAFIPISEAREYDDQVELDDQLQVDHDLEEYGRTGASQLHREIEYHIQRLVEDEMYNRYTSKVGTLVSGRVTRVDSNNATYIEVDEVRAVLPMKSRIKGEFFDVGDHIKAVVRRVTMDKENGIQIELSRTSPKFLEELLALEVPEISDGTVIIEKAARIPGERAKIAILSTHPQVDAVGATVGVKGVRINAVSDELIGENIDCIEYTSIPELFVSRTMSPAIISHVEIVKNDEGENVKAIITLPADQKSKAIGKSGINIRLASMLTGMQIELLESDTTTTEDGEIVEQKDSVDALEALFN
- a CDS encoding ABC transporter permease codes for the protein MHIFIKKLLYILFMLLLISLISFLAIHSAPNSFFGAGELNPNMTKEAISKLKAVYGLDKSLTLQYVDWIKNIATLNFGISFVSGQDVSEEILKRLPVTLFMNIVALVSVFAVSLYLGVKAALSYEKKTDYFIRQVSLVSFSMPSFYLALLFIIFFSIKLAWFPIAGLHSVEEKTGLSNILDMAWHLTLPIGVMIFVGIGSMIVYVRSLTLEILKSDYYYFALSRGLSKNELLYRYIMPNLFPPIVTLLGLSLPGLIGGSVILESIFGIEGMGQLFFMSALSRDYPIIMGTLMITSFLTLLGNMIADLILLRLNPYMKRG